Genomic window (Candidatus Tanganyikabacteria bacterium):
CCCCGCCCCCGCGGTGGACGGCCGATTCCTCTACCTGGCTCCCCTGGGCTGGAAGCTCCTAGCTTTCTCGCTCGAGACGCGGGAGCGGCTGTGGGCTTTCAGTGCGGGCGGCCGGCCCTTGTTCGGTCCATGCCTCGCCGGGGATCGCGCTTACGTCGCCACCGAAGAAGGCGGCCTGTACGCCCTCGATCGGGAGACCGGCGAGGTCGCGTTCCGTTTCGAGGGCGGCGAGGCCTTCGTCGCCGCTCCCCTGTTCGCCGACGGCCACGTCTATGCCGGCCAGGTCAGCGGGCGCCTCCTGGCGCTATCCTAGACCCGTTCCATCTTGACCTGAAACGGGTCTAGTCCTCGTCCGGCTTCTTGAGGATGGCGATGTTCTCGACGCCGTTGCGCTGGAAGTGCGCCACTTCGAACGCTTCGGCCAGGTAGGATCGCGCCCTGGCGAGGAACTCCAGGTAGGCAGCCGCGTCCCAGACGTGGAAGTGGATGCTGTAGGCGGCGTCGGCCATCTCGGCGGCCTTGCGCTCGGCGTCCTGATCCGCCAGCTCCAGCTGAAGCGACGCGACCTCCAGGTAGTGCGCGGCGCGGGATCCTTCCGGCCCGTCGCGATCGTCGGCGGCCAGGTGCTCGAACGGCGTGAGCGGCCTGGAGCGATCGAAGGTGAAGCGCTTGTCGGGCAGGGCCGCATAGATGACGCCTCCAGGCATGAGCCTGGAAAGGTGGACGCGCAGGGTCCCGAGGGGATTCTCGCAATGCTCGAGGAAATGGTTGGCGATGATGAAATCCAGCGATTCGGGCGCGAACGTCGCCAGAACCTCGCCGTCGTCCACCACGTCCACCGGCGCCAGATCCATGTCCGCGAGTTCGGGATACTGTCCGCGCAGGGTTTGCTCGTCGCAGCGATCGACGTAGCGGACGCGGGCGTCCGGGCCGACCTCGAGCGGGAGGTGCAGCGCGCCAATCTCGATGCCTTCTCCGCACAGGTAGCGCTCCGCCACCTGCCGCCGGTTCTCGTCGAAGGTTGCCAGGACCTTGGACGTCAGCCAGATCTGGCCCGTAGTGCGCGTGGCGATCATGTCGATCTCATCGGCAGGTGCCGGTCGGCCTTTATGGTATGCGACCACGTGGCCGGATTTGCGCTAGGATCCTGGCATGATCCGCGTCCTCCTCGCCGCCGCCGTCGCCGCCGCCGCCGTTCCGAACCCGGACGTGGACGCGACGGTCTTCTGGCCTGCCGCCGACCTCGCGGCCGCCGCCGACTCGCGACCCGAGCGCCAGGTGCTGGTCTCCCGGCCGCAGGCCGCCCCGTTTCCGTTCGACGAAGGGCTCCCGTCCTGGAACGCCACGGCGCCGTCCGGGACGGGCCTCCGGGTGGCGGTGCGCGTGCGGCCCGTCCCACCGGCTTTTCCGATGCCGCAGTTCGTTCCCGCCATCGTCGGGACGCCCTCCGCATACGCGCTCGTGCCTTCGGTGACCGATGTTGCCGTCAAGGGGGAGGGCGACTGGTCTCCGTGGCTCAACGTGGGCGAGTGGGGCGATGCTCCCCCGCCGATCCCGCCCGACGAGACGCTGCAGTGGGGAGGGGCGCGCGTGGACGTGGACACGCTGGAGCTCAAGATGCCCGCGACGGAAATGCAGTGGCGCGTCATCCTGCACAGGAGTCCGGCCGCCACGGAGAGCCCCGCGCTGTCTCGCCTCGCGATGTGCTTCACGGGCGACGGGGCGACCGCCGAGGCGAAGGCGTGGCGTGCCGCCAATCCCGACCCCCGCTCCGACTGGAGCGGCGTGCGCGAGGTGCCGTACAAGAGCCAGAAGTCCGACGACCCGCGAATGCGCAGCAGTCTTTGCTCCCCGACCACCACGTACATGGCCCTGTCCTACGCGGGCGCGGCCCCGGCGGATCTGGAGGCTTTTTC
Coding sequences:
- a CDS encoding methyltransferase domain-containing protein — protein: MIATRTTGQIWLTSKVLATFDENRRQVAERYLCGEGIEIGALHLPLEVGPDARVRYVDRCDEQTLRGQYPELADMDLAPVDVVDDGEVLATFAPESLDFIIANHFLEHCENPLGTLRVHLSRLMPGGVIYAALPDKRFTFDRSRPLTPFEHLAADDRDGPEGSRAAHYLEVASLQLELADQDAERKAAEMADAAYSIHFHVWDAAAYLEFLARARSYLAEAFEVAHFQRNGVENIAILKKPDED
- a CDS encoding C39 family peptidase, whose protein sequence is MIRVLLAAAVAAAAVPNPDVDATVFWPAADLAAAADSRPERQVLVSRPQAAPFPFDEGLPSWNATAPSGTGLRVAVRVRPVPPAFPMPQFVPAIVGTPSAYALVPSVTDVAVKGEGDWSPWLNVGEWGDAPPPIPPDETLQWGGARVDVDTLELKMPATEMQWRVILHRSPAATESPALSRLAMCFTGDGATAEAKAWRAANPDPRSDWSGVREVPYKSQKSDDPRMRSSLCSPTTTYMALSYAGAAPADLEAFSKRVYDARFDLFGVWPRAVAAAAERGLPGYVSRIRSWGHLRAVLERGHLVGASIRFKKEDLKRPPGYTTSGHLTLVRGILPSGEIVTNDPAFDGGEGFAWLPEDFEKAWFRKGGVAYIFEGRAR